In Mauremys reevesii isolate NIE-2019 linkage group 8, ASM1616193v1, whole genome shotgun sequence, a single genomic region encodes these proteins:
- the DEPDC1 gene encoding DEP domain-containing protein 1A isoform X1, whose amino-acid sequence MESRLGTAGPYRATRLWNEVTKYFRAGMPLRKHRQRFRKHGNCFSAVEAVDWLHELLRNNRNFGPEVTRQQTVQLLRKFLKNHVIEDIKGRWGSENLDDNNHLFRFPSTSPVKTLQRRSLLKENTENIPKEEGSLFKLPHFSRRTPKKHELLHTLENIENTKNEIMEEDKENLHRKKISQEDIEEIWRNIILIHLQTILGLPSLEEVLHSAQVIPQYVMYNMTNTSKHGVVVLQNKSEDLPHWVLSAMKCLAYWPRSNDMSQPTYIGFERDVFRTVADYFLNLPEPLLTFEYYELFVNILVVCGYITIPNRPNGKHCIQDEVCDSQPSKTLHLNSFKSTECLLLSLLRKETEKQEEEFESSGNISQNEHTLQKECAKKLQHYNLACKRASAHDVRRGSCKNLSGLRNEQAQSLKLRARCYSLERIVATTSSFCSEVGSNSLYQSDINIISSKNKENPLLHSGYKAESLLDLGSDSTGQKQPCGSRRVSASTVHNQELYNGNRKSKQLCRSQSLLGSSKSRNCSGINTPVAEITVKPYAIVHLGQRKSSTNSVVTIVENEPGDSDITVNKRLCKSAVELSENSFTPASFMLTGTQNLLRPHLERVAIEALQICCLLLPPPNRRKLQLLMRMISRISQNVDMPRLHDAMGTRSLMIQTFSRCVLCCAEEVDLDELLATRLVSFLMDHQQDIFNVPTYLQVAVQDHIESLKTAQFQYPGEEISAILPTYSYCKRITPQEFDEQKVSTSQAAVAELLENIIRDKSLSLKDKKKKLKRFQKEYPLIYQNRFPTTESEAILFENKPTIKQPMLSLKKPKFRSVRYY is encoded by the exons ATGGAGAGCCGGCTGGGGACAGCGGGGCCCTACCGCGCCACCAGGCTG TGGAATGAAGTTACTAAATACTTTCGAGCCGGGATGCCATTGAGGAAGCACAGGCAACGCTTCAGAAAACACGGGAATTGTTTTAGTGCCGTGGAAGCTGTGGACTGGCTTCACGAACTGCTAAGGAACAACAGGAATTTTGGTCCAGAAGTTACTAGGCAACAAACAGTTCAGTTACTAAGAAAATTTCTCAAGAATCATGTAATTGAGGATATAAAAGGAAGATGGGGATCAGAAAATCTAGATGACAACAACCACCTATTCAG ATTCCCTTCAACTTCTCCAGTTAAAACTTTGCAAAGGAGGTCTCTATTGAAAGAGAACACAGAAAATATTCCAAAAGAGGAAGGAAGTCTCTTTAAACTACCACATTTCTCCAGGAGGACTCCCAAAAAACATGAATTACTTCATACCCTG GAGAACATAGAAAacacaaaaaatgaaataatggAAGAAGATAAGGAAAACTTACACAGGAAGAAAATAAGTCAAGAGGATATAGAAGAAATTTGGCGAAACATCATTTTGATACA CTTGCAGACCATTTTAGGTCTACCATCTTTGGAAGAAGTCTTGCACTCAGCCCAAGTAATTCCTCAATATGTCATGTACAACATGACTAACACAAGTAAACATGGTGTTGTTGTTCTGCAAAACAAAtcag aaGACCTCCCTCATTGGGTATTGTCAGCTATGAAGTGTCTTGCATACT GGCCTAGAAGTAATGACATGAGCCAACCAACTTACATTGGTTTTGAACGGGATGTGTTCAGAACAGTCGCTGATTATTTTCTCAATCTACCTGAACCATTGCTTACTTTTGAATACTATGAACTGTTTGTGAATATTCTTG TTGTGTGTGGCTACATCACAATTCCAAATAGACCCAATGGAAAACACTGTATCCAAGATGAGGTGTGTGACTCACAGCCTTCAAAAACTCTGCACTTGAACTCTTTCAAGTCAACTGAATGTCTTCTACTAAGTTTACTTCGAAAAGAGACTGAAAAACAAGAGGAAGAATTTGAATCTTCTGGAAATATTTCCCAAAATGAACATACTCTTCAAAAAGAATGTGCTAAAAAATTACAGCACTATAACTTGGCATGTAAACGAGCCAGTGCTCATGACGTAAGAAGAGGAAGCTGTAAAAATCTGTCAGGTTTAAGGAATGAACAGGCCCAGTCTCTCAAACTTAGGGCAAGGTGCTATTCTTTGGAACGAATTGTAGCTACTACCTCAAGTTTTTGTAGTGAAGTGGGATCAAACTCCCTCTATCAATCTGACATTAACATAATATCAAGCAAAAATAAGGAAAACCCCCTACTACATTCTGGGTACAAAGCAGAATCATTATTGGATCTTGGATCAGATAGCACTGGGCAGAAACAACCGTGTGGTTCCAGGAGAGTGTCTGCATCAACAGTTCACAACCAAGAGCTATATAATGGGAATCGCAAATCTAAGCAACTCTGCAGGTCTCAGAGTTTACTTGGAAGCAGTAAGTCCAGAAATTGCAGTGGCATCAACACACCAGTTGCTGAAATCACAGTAAAACCATATGCAATAGTTCATCTTGGACAGAGGAAATCAAGTACTAACAGTGTGGTTACTATAGTAGAAAATGAGCCTGGGGATTCTGATATCACAGTCAATAAAAGACTCtgcaaaagtgcagtagaacttTCAGAAAACTCTTTCACTCCAGCTTCCTTTATGTTGACTGGCACACAAA ATCTTCTCCGGCCTCATTTAGAAAGAGTTGCTATTGAAGCACTACAGATATGCTGTTTATTGCTTCCTCCACCAAATCGTAGAAAGCTTCAACTCTTAATGCGTATGATCTCTCGAATCAGCCAAAATGTTGATATGCCTCGACTTCATGATGCAATGGGTACGAGGTCTCTG ATGATACAGACTTTTTCTCGATGTGTGttatgctgtgcagaagaagtgGACCTTGATGAGCTACTTGCCACAAGATTAGTTTCATTTCTAATGGATCACCAGCAGGACATTTTTAACGTTCCAACTTACCTACAGGTTGCAGTGCAAGATCATATAGAATCTCTAAAGACAGCTCAG TTCCAATATCCAGGAGAAGAAATCAGTGCTATTTTGCCAACTTATTCATATTGTAAGCGGATAACTCCTCAGGAGTTTGATGAACAAAAAGTTTCTACCTCTCAAGCTGCAGTTGCAGAACTCTTGGAGAACATTATCAGGGACAAAAGCTtgtctctgaaagacaaaaagaaaaagcTAAAACGG TTTCAGAAGGAATATCCACTGATCTACCAGAACAGATTTCCAACTACAGAAAGTGAAGCAATATTAtttgaaaacaaaccaacaatTAAGCAACCAATGCTTAGCCTGAAAAAACCAAAGTTTCGTAGCGTAAGATACTATTAG
- the DEPDC1 gene encoding DEP domain-containing protein 1A isoform X3: MESRLGTAGPYRATRLWNEVTKYFRAGMPLRKHRQRFRKHGNCFSAVEAVDWLHELLRNNRNFGPEVTRQQTVQLLRKFLKNHVIEDIKGRWGSENLDDNNHLFRFPSTSPVKTLQRRSLLKENTENIPKEEGSLFKLPHFSRRTPKKHELLHTLENIENTKNEIMEEDKENLHRKKISQEDIEEIWRNIILIHLQTILGLPSLEEVLHSAQVIPQYVMYNMTNTSKHGVVVLQNKSEDLPHWVLSAMKCLAYWPRSNDMSQPTYIGFERDVFRTVADYFLNLPEPLLTFEYYELFVNILDLLRPHLERVAIEALQICCLLLPPPNRRKLQLLMRMISRISQNVDMPRLHDAMGTRSLMIQTFSRCVLCCAEEVDLDELLATRLVSFLMDHQQDIFNVPTYLQVAVQDHIESLKTAQFQYPGEEISAILPTYSYCKRITPQEFDEQKVSTSQAAVAELLENIIRDKSLSLKDKKKKLKRFQKEYPLIYQNRFPTTESEAILFENKPTIKQPMLSLKKPKFRSVRYY, from the exons ATGGAGAGCCGGCTGGGGACAGCGGGGCCCTACCGCGCCACCAGGCTG TGGAATGAAGTTACTAAATACTTTCGAGCCGGGATGCCATTGAGGAAGCACAGGCAACGCTTCAGAAAACACGGGAATTGTTTTAGTGCCGTGGAAGCTGTGGACTGGCTTCACGAACTGCTAAGGAACAACAGGAATTTTGGTCCAGAAGTTACTAGGCAACAAACAGTTCAGTTACTAAGAAAATTTCTCAAGAATCATGTAATTGAGGATATAAAAGGAAGATGGGGATCAGAAAATCTAGATGACAACAACCACCTATTCAG ATTCCCTTCAACTTCTCCAGTTAAAACTTTGCAAAGGAGGTCTCTATTGAAAGAGAACACAGAAAATATTCCAAAAGAGGAAGGAAGTCTCTTTAAACTACCACATTTCTCCAGGAGGACTCCCAAAAAACATGAATTACTTCATACCCTG GAGAACATAGAAAacacaaaaaatgaaataatggAAGAAGATAAGGAAAACTTACACAGGAAGAAAATAAGTCAAGAGGATATAGAAGAAATTTGGCGAAACATCATTTTGATACA CTTGCAGACCATTTTAGGTCTACCATCTTTGGAAGAAGTCTTGCACTCAGCCCAAGTAATTCCTCAATATGTCATGTACAACATGACTAACACAAGTAAACATGGTGTTGTTGTTCTGCAAAACAAAtcag aaGACCTCCCTCATTGGGTATTGTCAGCTATGAAGTGTCTTGCATACT GGCCTAGAAGTAATGACATGAGCCAACCAACTTACATTGGTTTTGAACGGGATGTGTTCAGAACAGTCGCTGATTATTTTCTCAATCTACCTGAACCATTGCTTACTTTTGAATACTATGAACTGTTTGTGAATATTCTTG ATCTTCTCCGGCCTCATTTAGAAAGAGTTGCTATTGAAGCACTACAGATATGCTGTTTATTGCTTCCTCCACCAAATCGTAGAAAGCTTCAACTCTTAATGCGTATGATCTCTCGAATCAGCCAAAATGTTGATATGCCTCGACTTCATGATGCAATGGGTACGAGGTCTCTG ATGATACAGACTTTTTCTCGATGTGTGttatgctgtgcagaagaagtgGACCTTGATGAGCTACTTGCCACAAGATTAGTTTCATTTCTAATGGATCACCAGCAGGACATTTTTAACGTTCCAACTTACCTACAGGTTGCAGTGCAAGATCATATAGAATCTCTAAAGACAGCTCAG TTCCAATATCCAGGAGAAGAAATCAGTGCTATTTTGCCAACTTATTCATATTGTAAGCGGATAACTCCTCAGGAGTTTGATGAACAAAAAGTTTCTACCTCTCAAGCTGCAGTTGCAGAACTCTTGGAGAACATTATCAGGGACAAAAGCTtgtctctgaaagacaaaaagaaaaagcTAAAACGG TTTCAGAAGGAATATCCACTGATCTACCAGAACAGATTTCCAACTACAGAAAGTGAAGCAATATTAtttgaaaacaaaccaacaatTAAGCAACCAATGCTTAGCCTGAAAAAACCAAAGTTTCGTAGCGTAAGATACTATTAG
- the DEPDC1 gene encoding DEP domain-containing protein 1A isoform X2, which yields MPLRKHRQRFRKHGNCFSAVEAVDWLHELLRNNRNFGPEVTRQQTVQLLRKFLKNHVIEDIKGRWGSENLDDNNHLFRFPSTSPVKTLQRRSLLKENTENIPKEEGSLFKLPHFSRRTPKKHELLHTLENIENTKNEIMEEDKENLHRKKISQEDIEEIWRNIILIHLQTILGLPSLEEVLHSAQVIPQYVMYNMTNTSKHGVVVLQNKSEDLPHWVLSAMKCLAYWPRSNDMSQPTYIGFERDVFRTVADYFLNLPEPLLTFEYYELFVNILVVCGYITIPNRPNGKHCIQDEVCDSQPSKTLHLNSFKSTECLLLSLLRKETEKQEEEFESSGNISQNEHTLQKECAKKLQHYNLACKRASAHDVRRGSCKNLSGLRNEQAQSLKLRARCYSLERIVATTSSFCSEVGSNSLYQSDINIISSKNKENPLLHSGYKAESLLDLGSDSTGQKQPCGSRRVSASTVHNQELYNGNRKSKQLCRSQSLLGSSKSRNCSGINTPVAEITVKPYAIVHLGQRKSSTNSVVTIVENEPGDSDITVNKRLCKSAVELSENSFTPASFMLTGTQNLLRPHLERVAIEALQICCLLLPPPNRRKLQLLMRMISRISQNVDMPRLHDAMGTRSLMIQTFSRCVLCCAEEVDLDELLATRLVSFLMDHQQDIFNVPTYLQVAVQDHIESLKTAQFQYPGEEISAILPTYSYCKRITPQEFDEQKVSTSQAAVAELLENIIRDKSLSLKDKKKKLKRFQKEYPLIYQNRFPTTESEAILFENKPTIKQPMLSLKKPKFRSVRYY from the exons ATGCCATTGAGGAAGCACAGGCAACGCTTCAGAAAACACGGGAATTGTTTTAGTGCCGTGGAAGCTGTGGACTGGCTTCACGAACTGCTAAGGAACAACAGGAATTTTGGTCCAGAAGTTACTAGGCAACAAACAGTTCAGTTACTAAGAAAATTTCTCAAGAATCATGTAATTGAGGATATAAAAGGAAGATGGGGATCAGAAAATCTAGATGACAACAACCACCTATTCAG ATTCCCTTCAACTTCTCCAGTTAAAACTTTGCAAAGGAGGTCTCTATTGAAAGAGAACACAGAAAATATTCCAAAAGAGGAAGGAAGTCTCTTTAAACTACCACATTTCTCCAGGAGGACTCCCAAAAAACATGAATTACTTCATACCCTG GAGAACATAGAAAacacaaaaaatgaaataatggAAGAAGATAAGGAAAACTTACACAGGAAGAAAATAAGTCAAGAGGATATAGAAGAAATTTGGCGAAACATCATTTTGATACA CTTGCAGACCATTTTAGGTCTACCATCTTTGGAAGAAGTCTTGCACTCAGCCCAAGTAATTCCTCAATATGTCATGTACAACATGACTAACACAAGTAAACATGGTGTTGTTGTTCTGCAAAACAAAtcag aaGACCTCCCTCATTGGGTATTGTCAGCTATGAAGTGTCTTGCATACT GGCCTAGAAGTAATGACATGAGCCAACCAACTTACATTGGTTTTGAACGGGATGTGTTCAGAACAGTCGCTGATTATTTTCTCAATCTACCTGAACCATTGCTTACTTTTGAATACTATGAACTGTTTGTGAATATTCTTG TTGTGTGTGGCTACATCACAATTCCAAATAGACCCAATGGAAAACACTGTATCCAAGATGAGGTGTGTGACTCACAGCCTTCAAAAACTCTGCACTTGAACTCTTTCAAGTCAACTGAATGTCTTCTACTAAGTTTACTTCGAAAAGAGACTGAAAAACAAGAGGAAGAATTTGAATCTTCTGGAAATATTTCCCAAAATGAACATACTCTTCAAAAAGAATGTGCTAAAAAATTACAGCACTATAACTTGGCATGTAAACGAGCCAGTGCTCATGACGTAAGAAGAGGAAGCTGTAAAAATCTGTCAGGTTTAAGGAATGAACAGGCCCAGTCTCTCAAACTTAGGGCAAGGTGCTATTCTTTGGAACGAATTGTAGCTACTACCTCAAGTTTTTGTAGTGAAGTGGGATCAAACTCCCTCTATCAATCTGACATTAACATAATATCAAGCAAAAATAAGGAAAACCCCCTACTACATTCTGGGTACAAAGCAGAATCATTATTGGATCTTGGATCAGATAGCACTGGGCAGAAACAACCGTGTGGTTCCAGGAGAGTGTCTGCATCAACAGTTCACAACCAAGAGCTATATAATGGGAATCGCAAATCTAAGCAACTCTGCAGGTCTCAGAGTTTACTTGGAAGCAGTAAGTCCAGAAATTGCAGTGGCATCAACACACCAGTTGCTGAAATCACAGTAAAACCATATGCAATAGTTCATCTTGGACAGAGGAAATCAAGTACTAACAGTGTGGTTACTATAGTAGAAAATGAGCCTGGGGATTCTGATATCACAGTCAATAAAAGACTCtgcaaaagtgcagtagaacttTCAGAAAACTCTTTCACTCCAGCTTCCTTTATGTTGACTGGCACACAAA ATCTTCTCCGGCCTCATTTAGAAAGAGTTGCTATTGAAGCACTACAGATATGCTGTTTATTGCTTCCTCCACCAAATCGTAGAAAGCTTCAACTCTTAATGCGTATGATCTCTCGAATCAGCCAAAATGTTGATATGCCTCGACTTCATGATGCAATGGGTACGAGGTCTCTG ATGATACAGACTTTTTCTCGATGTGTGttatgctgtgcagaagaagtgGACCTTGATGAGCTACTTGCCACAAGATTAGTTTCATTTCTAATGGATCACCAGCAGGACATTTTTAACGTTCCAACTTACCTACAGGTTGCAGTGCAAGATCATATAGAATCTCTAAAGACAGCTCAG TTCCAATATCCAGGAGAAGAAATCAGTGCTATTTTGCCAACTTATTCATATTGTAAGCGGATAACTCCTCAGGAGTTTGATGAACAAAAAGTTTCTACCTCTCAAGCTGCAGTTGCAGAACTCTTGGAGAACATTATCAGGGACAAAAGCTtgtctctgaaagacaaaaagaaaaagcTAAAACGG TTTCAGAAGGAATATCCACTGATCTACCAGAACAGATTTCCAACTACAGAAAGTGAAGCAATATTAtttgaaaacaaaccaacaatTAAGCAACCAATGCTTAGCCTGAAAAAACCAAAGTTTCGTAGCGTAAGATACTATTAG